The segment ATCGCCGCCGGGCCTCGTCCAGCGCGTCACATGGCGAACGACATCGTGGTTGGAAAACGCCCAGCAGACCCAGCCGTCGGAGACAGCACTCTCGAACGCTTCGACGCATCCACGCACGTGTGCGGCCGAGAATTGCGGACCGAGCAGGTCGAAAGTGTAGCACATGTCGAGCTTGTCGCCGCCGCCGGTGTAGGCGGCTAGCGTCTGCAAGGAGCGGGCTTCGTCGCCGACCTCGCCGACAGCGGCGCGGCCCTCATATTCATCGAGCAGCGCCCGAAAACGTTTGAGGAAAGCGAGGTTTTCGGGCTGCGTCTTGTCGAACAAATGCTCCTGATAGAGGTAGGGATTGGTTTCGGTGTTGGTGCCTGCGACACTTGACGCCAGCGGCGGGTTGCTGCGCAGCCAGCGGTCATGGACATAGTAGTTGACCGTGTCGAGGCGAAACCCGTCGACGCCGCGCTCCAGCCAAAACCGCACCGTTTCCAGCAGGGCGTCCTGAACCTCCGGATTGTGGAAATTGAGATCCGGCTGCGAGGCGAGAAAATTGTGCATGTAATACTGCCTGCGGGTCGCGTCCCACTCCCAGGCGGGGCCGCCGAAAACCGACAGCCAGTTGTTGGGCGTGGTGCCATCTGGCTTCGGATCGGCCCAGACATACCAATCCGCCCTGGGATTATCGCGGCTCGCGCGGCTTTCGACGAACCATTCGTGCCGGTCGGACGAATGCGACAGAACCTGGTCGATAATGACTTTCAGCCCGAGACGGTGGGCCTCGGCGACCACTGCGTCGAAATCCTCTAATGTGCCGAACATCGGATCGACGGCTGTATAGTCGGAGACGTCGTAGCCCATATCGGCCATCGGCGACTTGAAGAAGGGCGACAGCCAGACGGCGTCGGCGCC is part of the Mesorhizobium sp. L-2-11 genome and harbors:
- the bglA gene encoding beta-galactosidase BglA, which produces MASDHAEWWRGCVIYQIYPRSFQDTTGDGSGDLRGITSRLAHVASLGADAVWLSPFFKSPMADMGYDVSDYTAVDPMFGTLEDFDAVVAEAHRLGLKVIIDQVLSHSSDRHEWFVESRASRDNPRADWYVWADPKPDGTTPNNWLSVFGGPAWEWDATRRQYYMHNFLASQPDLNFHNPEVQDALLETVRFWLERGVDGFRLDTVNYYVHDRWLRSNPPLASSVAGTNTETNPYLYQEHLFDKTQPENLAFLKRFRALLDEYEGRAAVGEVGDEARSLQTLAAYTGGGDKLDMCYTFDLLGPQFSAAHVRGCVEAFESAVSDGWVCWAFSNHDVVRHVTRWTRPGGDPERTAKFSIALLSCLRGSICLYQGEELGLEEAELAFEDLRDPYGIRFWPGFKGRDGCRTPMVWEKGANNAGFSTGKPWLPIPESHRARAVDIQNGEEKSVLAGYRAMLALRKRHAALVQGSIRFLDAEGEVLAFIREGGGEKLLCVFNFAEEPANWPLPQGIDVAETIDLGAGAALQGKILSLPPLGCFLGRAG